A region from the Mesorhizobium shangrilense genome encodes:
- a CDS encoding sterol desaturase family protein, whose protein sequence is MDDLKYGVRDKRGDWKPNGRIEGAPLWNWPPRLPKILAWLPGYIWPWNAFHMATALLYWFYIVPSVETMKTISWGWALWLYAVNAAAILVFYGIFELRYYIRRAQATRFKYNHKFPGDAPSDVFWFQSQNLDNFLRSFFITIPLWTVVEVIFLWCFANGYVPWLSGSDHPVYLAALVLIAPAIHEVHFFFIHRLIHWGPLYRWIHSVHHNSINPSPWSSLSMHPVEGFLYHAVAFWHLVIPSNPIIALFQLHIAGFGAVNGHLGFEKLEVTEDTAVESHAYAHYLHHKYFEVNYGGDGLIPLDRWFGTWHDGTREGDAMMDARFQKKRERMNAKVAANH, encoded by the coding sequence ATGGACGATCTCAAATACGGCGTGCGCGACAAGCGCGGCGACTGGAAGCCGAACGGGCGCATCGAGGGGGCGCCGTTGTGGAACTGGCCACCCAGGCTGCCGAAGATCCTGGCATGGCTGCCCGGCTATATCTGGCCATGGAATGCCTTCCACATGGCCACCGCGCTCCTCTATTGGTTCTATATCGTCCCCAGCGTCGAGACGATGAAGACGATCAGCTGGGGCTGGGCGCTATGGCTCTATGCCGTCAACGCAGCCGCGATCCTGGTCTTCTACGGCATCTTCGAGCTGCGCTATTACATCAGGCGCGCCCAGGCGACGCGGTTCAAGTACAACCACAAATTCCCCGGCGACGCGCCCTCCGATGTGTTCTGGTTCCAGAGCCAGAACCTCGACAACTTCCTGCGCTCGTTCTTCATCACAATCCCGCTGTGGACGGTGGTCGAAGTCATCTTCCTGTGGTGTTTTGCCAATGGCTACGTGCCGTGGCTCAGCGGGTCGGATCACCCGGTCTACCTCGCAGCACTGGTGCTGATCGCGCCGGCTATCCACGAGGTGCACTTCTTCTTCATCCACCGGCTGATCCACTGGGGGCCGCTCTATCGCTGGATCCATTCGGTCCACCACAATTCGATCAACCCGTCGCCTTGGTCATCGCTGTCGATGCATCCGGTGGAAGGGTTCCTCTATCACGCGGTCGCCTTCTGGCACCTTGTCATCCCGTCCAATCCCATCATCGCGCTGTTCCAGCTGCATATCGCCGGCTTTGGTGCGGTCAACGGCCATCTCGGCTTTGAAAAGCTGGAGGTGACCGAGGACACAGCGGTCGAGAGCCACGCCTACGCACACTACCTGCACCACAAATATTTCGAGGTGAACTATGGCGGCGATGGGCTGATCCCGCTCGATCGGTGGTTCGGCACCTGGCACGACGGCACCAGGGAGGGCGACGCCATGATGGACGCCCGGTTCCAGAAAAAGAGGGAGCGCATGAACGCCAAGGTCGCGGCGAACCATTGA
- the guaD gene encoding guanine deaminase, protein MTKEPFTLIGTAFHTPERCRLEVLQDHLFSVDAQGRIAEILAPGRPEYEARANAARQAGTLVLLADGQFLLPGLVDLHIHAPQWPQMGKALDVPLEVWLQKYTFPLEARYADVDYAREVYADLVDNLLANGTTTALYFATVHVDASLALAETCLAKGQRALVGKVAMDDPEQCPPFYRDADATSAVADTRRFIEAVKVLDPQERPLVQPAITPRFIPSCTDAALQGLGELATEFGCHVQTHCSESDWAKQFVEARFGQTDAASLGGFGLLTRHTILAHSNFINEPDMDLIKEKGAGVAHCPLSNVYFANAAFPLRAALDRQMHVGLGTDISGGYSPSLFDGCRHALSTSRTLQSGVHAGLPPEQRGAPGEPITHQEAFWLATAGGAEALDLPTGSFRVGHEFDALLIDTKAKASNIHINAADDTLEDVFQKIVLNAARANIAMVWVRGRMVVG, encoded by the coding sequence ATGACGAAAGAGCCCTTCACGCTGATTGGGACCGCCTTCCACACACCGGAACGCTGCCGGCTGGAAGTGCTGCAGGATCATCTGTTCAGCGTCGATGCGCAGGGGCGTATCGCTGAGATCCTGGCGCCTGGCCGTCCGGAGTACGAAGCGAGAGCGAACGCGGCCAGGCAGGCGGGCACGTTGGTGCTGCTTGCCGATGGCCAGTTCCTGCTGCCCGGTCTCGTCGACCTGCACATCCATGCGCCGCAGTGGCCGCAGATGGGCAAGGCGCTGGATGTGCCGCTCGAAGTCTGGCTGCAGAAATACACCTTTCCGCTCGAGGCCCGTTACGCGGATGTCGACTATGCCCGCGAAGTCTACGCCGACCTGGTCGACAACCTTCTGGCCAACGGAACCACGACGGCGCTCTATTTCGCCACGGTCCATGTCGACGCCAGCCTGGCGCTTGCCGAGACATGTCTTGCAAAAGGCCAGCGCGCCCTGGTCGGCAAGGTGGCGATGGACGACCCTGAGCAATGTCCGCCCTTCTACCGCGATGCCGATGCGACAAGTGCGGTGGCGGACACCAGGCGTTTCATCGAGGCGGTAAAGGTGCTGGATCCGCAGGAGAGGCCGCTCGTCCAGCCGGCGATCACACCACGCTTCATCCCGAGCTGCACCGATGCGGCACTGCAGGGGCTGGGCGAGCTCGCGACCGAATTCGGCTGCCATGTGCAGACGCATTGCTCAGAAAGCGACTGGGCAAAGCAGTTCGTCGAGGCGCGCTTCGGCCAAACCGATGCGGCGAGCCTGGGCGGCTTCGGCTTGCTCACCCGCCATACGATCCTGGCGCATTCGAACTTCATCAATGAGCCGGACATGGACCTGATCAAGGAGAAGGGCGCGGGCGTGGCCCATTGCCCGCTGTCCAATGTCTATTTCGCCAATGCAGCGTTTCCGCTGCGCGCAGCACTGGACCGGCAGATGCATGTCGGGCTCGGAACGGACATTTCCGGAGGCTACAGCCCATCGCTGTTCGACGGCTGCCGGCATGCGCTGTCGACATCGAGGACGCTGCAAAGTGGTGTCCATGCCGGCCTGCCGCCCGAGCAGCGCGGCGCGCCCGGCGAGCCCATCACCCATCAGGAGGCGTTCTGGCTGGCGACCGCCGGGGGCGCCGAAGCGCTCGACCTGCCGACGGGCAGTTTTCGTGTCGGGCATGAATTCGACGCGCTGCTGATCGATACGAAGGCCAAGGCCTCGAATATCCACATCAACGCGGCTGATGATACGCTTGAAGATGTGTTCCAGAAGATTGTGCTCAACGCGGCACGCGCCAACATCGCCATGGTCTGGGTGAGGGGGCGGATGGTGGTTGGATGA
- a CDS encoding hydroxypyruvate isomerase family protein — MDTFTLAACAEMLWLERPMEWRVKRLTELGFQVGLWNWPEHDLAMLEKSGATFSIMNGYLRGRLSDDEGAAELLKTAKETAAVGKRLGVARLNLHGTGLGDGGLPVTPCETVTGAMWLKARDTLNRIADLAEAEGVTFTLENLNLPVDHPGVPFGRAEDTLALVSSVNRPGLRLNLDLYHAQIGEGNLIELCRACLPWIGEVQVADVPGRMEPGTGEINYRGIARALKDMGYRGPVGMEAFASGDPEAALQAFRDAFTL, encoded by the coding sequence ATGGACACTTTCACCCTGGCCGCCTGCGCCGAAATGCTGTGGCTGGAACGGCCGATGGAATGGCGTGTCAAGCGCCTCACCGAATTGGGCTTCCAGGTCGGCCTCTGGAACTGGCCCGAGCATGATCTCGCAATGCTCGAGAAATCCGGCGCGACCTTCTCGATCATGAACGGCTATCTGCGCGGCCGGCTTTCAGATGACGAGGGTGCGGCCGAACTGCTGAAGACGGCGAAGGAGACGGCAGCGGTCGGCAAGCGTCTCGGTGTCGCACGGCTTAATCTGCACGGCACCGGGCTGGGCGATGGCGGCCTGCCCGTCACGCCCTGCGAGACAGTCACCGGCGCGATGTGGCTCAAGGCGCGAGACACGCTGAACCGCATCGCGGACCTTGCCGAGGCCGAGGGCGTGACATTCACACTGGAAAATTTGAACCTGCCGGTCGACCATCCCGGCGTGCCGTTCGGGCGCGCTGAGGATACGCTTGCGCTGGTATCAAGCGTGAACCGGCCGGGCCTGCGCCTCAATCTCGACCTCTACCATGCGCAGATCGGGGAAGGGAACCTGATCGAACTGTGCCGCGCCTGCCTGCCATGGATCGGCGAGGTGCAGGTGGCGGATGTGCCGGGACGAATGGAGCCTGGGACCGGCGAGATCAATTATCGCGGCATCGCCCGCGCACTGAAGGACATGGGCTACCGGGGGCCGGTGGGCATGGAAGCGTTTGCCTCCGGCGATCCCGAGGCGGCACTGCAAGCCTTCCGCGACGCTTTCACCCTCTGA
- a CDS encoding sugar ABC transporter substrate-binding protein, with protein MKRTAKLLTAMMTAALVATSATAVMAQSKGAKIFVIGGKADDPFWSKVKKGADDAGLVAKATGGSVTWLGPQNYDNLGPDAAKLIRTALSQHPDAIVGPDWVPEAMDDAFKDVVAAGVPLIIYNSGGMDAAKRLGAMNYVGNEEYKAGLGGGEYYGSHGSKNVLCVNTLPGATNTEDRCKGIADAIAKSGGKSSQLPLPSSSFGNPTAVAEAIKAAVLKDNTIDGVITISAGDANSAANAISQASVGDKVKLASFDMDETGLQRIKAGTQLFAVDQQPYLQGYLAVSLLNGLVNYGLDLPTKPVLTGPGIVDAANVDATMAGAVAGAR; from the coding sequence ATGAAGCGTACAGCGAAACTGTTGACGGCAATGATGACGGCGGCCTTGGTGGCGACATCAGCCACAGCGGTCATGGCCCAGTCCAAGGGCGCGAAGATCTTCGTTATCGGCGGCAAGGCGGACGACCCGTTCTGGTCGAAGGTCAAGAAGGGCGCCGATGACGCAGGCCTGGTTGCGAAGGCAACGGGCGGCTCGGTGACCTGGCTCGGTCCGCAGAACTACGACAACCTCGGCCCGGACGCGGCCAAGCTTATCCGGACCGCATTGAGCCAGCATCCCGACGCCATCGTCGGACCGGACTGGGTACCCGAGGCCATGGACGATGCCTTCAAGGACGTCGTTGCCGCAGGCGTGCCGCTCATCATCTACAATTCCGGCGGCATGGACGCAGCCAAGCGGCTCGGCGCCATGAATTATGTCGGCAACGAAGAATACAAGGCTGGTCTCGGCGGCGGCGAGTATTATGGCAGCCATGGCTCCAAGAACGTGCTTTGCGTCAATACCTTGCCGGGCGCCACCAACACGGAAGACCGCTGCAAGGGCATCGCCGACGCCATCGCCAAGAGCGGTGGCAAGTCAAGCCAGTTGCCGCTGCCGTCCTCCAGTTTCGGCAATCCGACCGCCGTCGCCGAGGCGATCAAGGCGGCCGTGCTGAAGGACAACACCATCGACGGCGTCATCACCATCAGCGCCGGCGACGCCAACAGTGCCGCCAACGCCATCAGCCAAGCCAGCGTCGGCGACAAGGTAAAGCTTGCGTCGTTCGACATGGATGAAACCGGCCTGCAGCGCATCAAGGCTGGCACCCAGCTGTTCGCGGTCGACCAGCAGCCCTACCTGCAAGGCTATCTCGCGGTGTCGCTGCTGAACGGCCTCGTCAATTACGGGCTCGACCTGCCGACCAAACCGGTGCTGACCGGACCAGGGATCGTCGACGCCGCCAATGTGGATGCGACGATGGCCGGCGCCGTGGCCGGCGCCCGATAG
- a CDS encoding ABC transporter permease: protein MPSIGSLVRRPEVGSLIGMIAVLIFFSIFGGANFLSAGGAASWLNVASELGIIALPVGLLMIAGHLDLSVGSMIPASSMTIAIISGHYDLPIIVGILASLGLGLAVGFINGVLVIRTKVPSFVVTLATLFALAGLTLGLSVILSGSTSVALKGGPTAKLLFGDYLGGKFQVTLFWWIAAILIVGFILNFSRFGNWILAMGGDAVSARNAGIPTDRVTIALFMSSGLCAAFVGMSQAILYNSAQVAAGQSFIFNSIIAVVIGGVLLTGGYGSVVGIVLGTLTFSIVNQGIFYTGFDANWASLIIGVLLLAAVLMNNTFRSMALTYAPRTKSRAR from the coding sequence ATGCCCTCGATCGGTAGCCTCGTGCGTCGCCCAGAAGTCGGCTCGCTGATCGGCATGATCGCCGTCCTGATCTTCTTCTCGATCTTTGGCGGCGCCAATTTCCTGTCGGCCGGCGGCGCCGCCAGCTGGCTCAATGTCGCCTCGGAGCTCGGCATCATCGCGCTCCCGGTCGGGCTTTTGATGATCGCCGGGCATCTCGATCTCTCCGTCGGGTCGATGATCCCCGCCAGCTCGATGACCATTGCCATCATCTCGGGCCATTACGACCTGCCGATCATCGTCGGCATCCTTGCATCGCTTGGGCTTGGCTTGGCCGTCGGCTTCATCAACGGCGTCCTGGTGATCCGCACCAAGGTGCCATCCTTCGTCGTCACCCTGGCGACGCTGTTCGCGCTGGCCGGTCTGACGCTCGGCCTGTCGGTCATCCTGTCCGGTAGCACCAGTGTCGCGCTGAAGGGCGGGCCGACCGCCAAGCTGTTGTTTGGCGACTACCTTGGCGGCAAGTTCCAGGTGACGCTGTTCTGGTGGATCGCCGCTATCCTGATCGTCGGCTTCATCCTGAATTTCTCGCGCTTCGGCAACTGGATCCTGGCCATGGGCGGCGACGCGGTCAGCGCCCGCAATGCCGGCATCCCGACGGACCGGGTCACCATCGCGCTGTTCATGAGCAGCGGGCTGTGCGCGGCCTTCGTCGGCATGTCGCAGGCAATCCTCTACAACAGCGCCCAGGTGGCCGCCGGGCAGTCGTTCATCTTCAACTCGATCATCGCGGTGGTCATTGGCGGTGTGCTGCTCACCGGCGGCTACGGCTCGGTGGTCGGCATCGTCTTGGGCACGCTGACCTTCTCAATCGTCAACCAGGGCATCTTCTACACCGGCTTCGACGCCAACTGGGCAAGCCTGATCATCGGCGTCCTGCTGCTGGCGGCCGTGCTGATGAACAACACCTTCCGCAGCATGGCGTTGACTTACGCGCCACGCACCAAATCGAGGGCACGCTGA
- a CDS encoding 50S ribosomal protein L25/general stress protein Ctc → MSHDTYELKAEAREQVGKGSARAVRRNGKVPAVIYGDKQPPLAISLNYKDVYYKIHGGGFLTTVATIDVEGKKIQVLPKDFQLDPVKDFPLHVDFLRIGKDTEVNVDVPVHFINEDKSPGIKRGGVLNIVRHEVEFHCPANAIPEFITVDLTGANIGDSIHISAVKLPAGVKPVISDRDFTIATIAGSSAMKPETEETVEAAAPEAAPAAEEK, encoded by the coding sequence ATGAGCCACGACACTTACGAGCTCAAGGCCGAAGCACGCGAACAGGTCGGTAAGGGGTCCGCCCGTGCAGTTCGCCGCAACGGTAAAGTGCCTGCAGTAATCTATGGCGACAAGCAGCCTCCCCTGGCTATCTCGCTCAACTACAAGGACGTCTACTACAAGATCCATGGCGGTGGGTTCCTGACCACGGTCGCCACGATCGATGTCGAGGGCAAGAAGATCCAGGTCCTGCCGAAGGACTTCCAGCTCGACCCGGTCAAGGACTTCCCGCTCCACGTGGATTTCCTGCGCATCGGCAAGGACACCGAAGTCAACGTTGACGTGCCCGTGCACTTCATCAACGAAGACAAGTCGCCCGGCATCAAGCGCGGCGGCGTGCTCAACATCGTGCGTCACGAAGTCGAGTTCCACTGCCCGGCCAATGCGATCCCGGAATTCATCACCGTCGATCTCACCGGCGCCAACATCGGCGATTCGATCCACATCTCGGCGGTCAAGCTGCCGGCCGGCGTCAAGCCGGTGATCTCCGACCGCGACTTCACCATCGCGACCATTGCCGGCTCGTCGGCGATGAAGCCGGAGACGGAAGAGACGGTTGAGGCCGCTGCTCCCGAAGCGGCTCCGGCCGCCGAAGAGAAGTAA
- a CDS encoding tetratricopeptide repeat protein, which translates to MTDDVSDLARQAGRLGLAGDFDAAQALIDQASHLAGEDPAGRAACVIERGRLYNSAGQRDMARPLFHEAWRLAREARANALAVDAAHMIAISGTLDDAIEWTATALAYVGEHPEAEAWRAPLLHNLGWICFDAGRFEDALRLFRQAADVRRQQSQKLELRIAFYAVVRTLRALGHFEEARLLAEEIADAAEAEGDQAPYMREELAECHARLGDMDRARLSARRALAILEKDTVFVAREPRRLARLRELAG; encoded by the coding sequence ATGACGGATGACGTTTCGGATCTGGCCAGGCAAGCGGGGCGACTTGGCCTGGCTGGCGATTTCGATGCTGCCCAAGCGCTGATCGACCAGGCCTCGCACCTTGCCGGCGAAGATCCCGCCGGGCGTGCGGCATGCGTCATCGAGCGCGGTCGACTGTATAATTCCGCTGGACAGCGGGACATGGCGCGGCCGCTGTTTCATGAGGCATGGCGGTTGGCACGAGAGGCACGCGCGAACGCCCTTGCTGTCGATGCAGCCCACATGATCGCCATCTCCGGAACGCTCGATGATGCCATCGAATGGACCGCCACCGCCCTCGCCTATGTCGGCGAGCATCCGGAGGCCGAAGCCTGGCGGGCACCTCTGCTGCATAATCTTGGCTGGATCTGTTTCGACGCCGGCCGATTTGAGGACGCCCTGCGGCTTTTCAGGCAGGCAGCCGACGTGCGGCGCCAGCAAAGCCAGAAACTGGAGTTGCGCATCGCATTCTATGCTGTGGTCAGGACATTGCGCGCGCTCGGCCACTTTGAAGAAGCCCGGCTCCTGGCCGAGGAGATTGCCGATGCCGCGGAAGCCGAAGGCGATCAGGCGCCCTATATGCGCGAGGAACTGGCCGAATGCCATGCCCGGCTTGGCGACATGGATCGCGCACGCTTGAGCGCCCGGCGCGCACTCGCCATTCTGGAGAAGGACACCGTCTTTGTCGCCCGGGAGCCTCGCCGGCTCGCCAGATTGCGAGAACTGGCAGGCTGA
- a CDS encoding LacI family DNA-binding transcriptional regulator, with translation MDQNKRPTIRDVAAEANVSVATVNRVLSGAGAVRQGTRERVRLAAEQIGFYGMGALRSRVAAARPRYRFGFLLHQPGRAFYRNIAEALRLAVETIPDCEIELRTEFLDDLSPQNVASRILALGSECDAVGVVAAVHPLVAQAIDTLQARNVPVFALISPISATEQVRYIGLDGWKVGRTAAWVFEHVCKAPGKLGILVGNHRYRCQEMNESGFRSYFREHAPGFTLLEPLPTFESSAIAQEMTERLLNENPDLSGLFVAGGGITGAIAALRSTGRAGSLVVVGYELMDTTRSALLDGTLTFVISHPLARIAQDALAGMVRAVSAPNEASNFTTILPFEIYTRENI, from the coding sequence ATGGATCAGAACAAGCGGCCAACGATCAGGGATGTCGCTGCCGAGGCGAATGTTTCGGTGGCCACCGTCAACCGCGTGCTGAGCGGCGCGGGTGCCGTCCGCCAAGGCACGCGCGAGCGCGTCAGGCTGGCGGCGGAGCAGATCGGCTTTTACGGCATGGGCGCGCTGCGCAGCCGCGTGGCCGCCGCCCGGCCGCGTTACAGGTTCGGCTTCCTGCTGCACCAGCCCGGCCGCGCCTTTTACCGCAACATCGCCGAAGCGTTGCGTTTGGCCGTCGAGACAATTCCCGACTGCGAAATAGAGCTGAGAACGGAATTCCTTGACGATCTGTCGCCGCAGAACGTCGCGTCACGCATACTGGCATTGGGTTCCGAATGCGACGCCGTGGGCGTCGTTGCCGCGGTTCACCCTCTTGTCGCCCAGGCGATCGATACGCTGCAGGCCCGCAACGTGCCGGTCTTTGCGCTGATCTCGCCGATATCGGCGACGGAGCAGGTTCGCTACATCGGGCTCGACGGCTGGAAGGTCGGGCGCACCGCGGCCTGGGTGTTCGAGCACGTCTGCAAGGCACCCGGCAAGCTGGGCATCCTCGTCGGCAATCACCGCTACCGCTGCCAGGAGATGAACGAGAGCGGGTTTCGCTCCTATTTCCGCGAGCACGCTCCGGGCTTCACGCTGCTTGAGCCGCTGCCGACCTTCGAGTCCAGTGCCATCGCACAGGAGATGACCGAGAGGCTCCTGAACGAAAATCCGGACCTCAGCGGCCTTTTTGTCGCCGGCGGCGGCATCACCGGCGCCATTGCGGCCCTGCGATCCACAGGCCGGGCCGGCAGCCTCGTCGTCGTCGGCTATGAGTTGATGGACACGACCCGCTCGGCGCTGCTCGACGGCACGCTGACCTTCGTCATCTCGCACCCCCTCGCCCGCATCGCGCAGGACGCGCTGGCCGGCATGGTCCGCGCCGTTTCCGCGCCGAATGAAGCGAGCAACTTCACCACCATCCTGCCGTTCGAGATTTACACCCGCGAGAACATCTAA
- a CDS encoding MocE family 2Fe-2S type ferredoxin, protein MAKWINACATDDIEEEDLIRFDHEGRTFAIYRSPDDQFFCTDGLCTHEKVHLSDGLVMEYKIECPKHNGVFDYRTGEALRAPVCVNLKTYKTKVENGRVYIEV, encoded by the coding sequence ATGGCAAAGTGGATTAATGCGTGCGCGACGGATGACATCGAGGAAGAGGACCTCATCCGCTTTGATCACGAGGGCCGGACATTTGCCATCTACCGGAGTCCCGACGACCAGTTCTTCTGTACCGACGGTTTGTGCACGCATGAAAAAGTGCATCTGAGCGACGGGCTGGTCATGGAATACAAGATCGAATGCCCGAAGCATAACGGTGTGTTCGATTACCGGACGGGCGAAGCGCTGCGCGCACCGGTCTGCGTGAACCTGAAAACCTACAAAACCAAGGTCGAGAACGGCCGCGTTTACATCGAGGTCTGA
- a CDS encoding ATP-binding cassette domain-containing protein: MTTPLLRLTGINKSFGPIDVLHDISLEVNRGEVLCLLGDNGAGKSTLIRILSGVHKPTSGTMEMDGKAVAFDSPRDASDHGIATVHQFGGTFPLMSIGRSFFVGAEPTRRWGPLTIYDRKRANEIAVTEMRQLGITRIDDGDRLVGGLSGGERQALAIARAVHFGASVLILDEPTAALGVKEAAHVLRIVLQARRKGIAVIFITHNVVHALTVGDHFAVLIRGAKAADFRKGEKSREAITDLMAGGEQMAELEAEIESFTATHDQHA; the protein is encoded by the coding sequence ATGACAACGCCGCTGCTCAGGCTGACCGGAATCAACAAGTCGTTCGGTCCGATCGACGTGCTCCACGACATTTCGCTCGAAGTGAACAGGGGCGAGGTGCTGTGCCTGCTCGGCGACAACGGCGCGGGAAAATCGACGCTGATCAGGATCCTTTCCGGCGTCCACAAGCCGACATCGGGCACAATGGAAATGGACGGCAAGGCCGTCGCATTCGACAGCCCCCGCGATGCCAGCGACCACGGCATCGCGACCGTCCACCAGTTCGGCGGGACGTTCCCGCTGATGAGCATCGGCCGGTCCTTCTTCGTCGGCGCGGAGCCGACACGGCGCTGGGGGCCGCTGACCATCTACGATCGCAAACGGGCCAATGAGATCGCCGTGACCGAGATGCGTCAGCTCGGCATCACCCGCATCGATGATGGCGATCGCCTCGTCGGTGGGCTGTCCGGAGGCGAGCGCCAGGCGCTGGCCATTGCGCGGGCCGTCCATTTCGGCGCCAGCGTGCTGATCCTCGACGAGCCGACCGCGGCACTCGGCGTCAAGGAGGCGGCGCACGTATTGCGCATCGTCTTGCAGGCGCGCCGCAAGGGCATCGCGGTCATCTTCATCACCCACAATGTCGTCCATGCGCTCACCGTCGGCGACCACTTCGCCGTCCTCATCAGGGGCGCCAAGGCGGCGGATTTCCGCAAGGGCGAGAAAAGCCGCGAGGCGATCACCGACCTGATGGCTGGCGGTGAGCAGATGGCTGAACTCGAAGCCGAGATCGAGAGCTTCACGGCAACGCATGACCAGCATGCGTAG
- the ychF gene encoding redox-regulated ATPase YchF: MGFKCGIVGLPNVGKSTLFNALTRTAAAQAANYPFCTIEPNTGEVAVPDPRLQKIAATAKSKEIIPTRISFVDIAGLVRGASKGEGLGNQFLANIREVDAIVHVLRCFEDDDITHVEGRIDPVADAETVETELMLADLDSIERRIVQIRKRAGSKDKEATTVLPMMEAALELLQAGKPTRVLLKGISAEDLRILQGLNLLTSHPVLYVCNVAEADAAAGNEHTKAVEKMAAAQGASVVVISAAIEAEVAQLSDEEEMEFLSSLGLDEPGLNKVIRAGYELLHLITYFTAGPKETRAWTIHKGDKAPQAAGVIHTDFERGFIRAQTISYNDFITLGGEVAAKEAGKARDEGKEYVVQDGDVLLFKFNT; this comes from the coding sequence ATGGGTTTCAAATGCGGCATCGTTGGCTTGCCCAACGTCGGCAAGTCGACGCTTTTCAACGCGTTGACCAGGACGGCGGCGGCGCAGGCCGCCAACTATCCGTTCTGCACCATCGAACCGAACACCGGCGAGGTGGCGGTACCCGACCCGCGCCTGCAGAAGATCGCCGCGACCGCCAAGTCGAAGGAGATCATCCCGACCCGCATCTCCTTCGTCGACATCGCCGGCCTGGTGCGCGGCGCCTCGAAAGGCGAAGGCCTTGGCAACCAGTTCCTCGCCAACATCCGCGAGGTCGATGCCATCGTGCATGTGCTGCGCTGCTTCGAGGATGACGACATCACCCATGTCGAGGGCCGCATCGACCCCGTCGCTGACGCCGAGACGGTTGAGACCGAACTGATGCTCGCCGATCTCGACAGCATTGAGCGCCGCATCGTGCAGATCCGCAAGCGCGCCGGTAGCAAGGACAAGGAAGCGACCACCGTGCTGCCGATGATGGAGGCCGCACTCGAGTTGCTGCAGGCCGGCAAGCCGACCCGCGTCCTGCTCAAGGGTATTTCGGCCGAGGACCTCCGCATCCTGCAGGGCCTGAACCTGTTGACCTCGCATCCCGTACTGTATGTCTGCAACGTCGCCGAGGCCGATGCCGCGGCTGGCAATGAGCACACCAAGGCCGTGGAAAAGATGGCCGCCGCGCAAGGCGCCAGCGTCGTGGTGATCTCGGCCGCGATCGAGGCCGAAGTCGCTCAGCTTTCAGACGAGGAGGAGATGGAATTCCTGTCCTCGCTCGGCCTCGACGAACCCGGCCTCAACAAGGTCATCCGCGCCGGCTACGAGCTTCTCCACCTGATCACCTATTTCACCGCCGGGCCGAAGGAAACGCGCGCCTGGACCATCCACAAGGGCGACAAGGCACCGCAGGCCGCTGGCGTCATCCACACCGACTTCGAACGCGGCTTCATCCGCGCCCAGACGATCTCCTACAACGACTTCATCACGCTGGGCGGCGAAGTAGCGGCCAAGGAAGCCGGCAAGGCGCGCGATGAAGGCAAGGAATATGTCGTCCAGGACGGTGACGTCCTGCTGTTCAAGTTCAACACGTGA
- the pth gene encoding aminoacyl-tRNA hydrolase, producing MLLFAGLGNPGAKYANNRHNVGFMAADAIARRHSFSPWSKKFQGLISEGALGGEKIVLIKPQTFMNLSGQSVGEALRFYKLESSALTVFYDEIDLAEGKVRIKTGGGAGGHNGIRSIDGHIGNTYRRVRIGVGHPGVKEMVQHHVLGDFSKYDREWLEPLLDAIGDNAGMIAKGDESGFMNKLSLAVRGNAEPEPEKPAQKQTPKQQSHVRQARPQQPVAKLPESGPMAAMLKKLFGKD from the coding sequence ATGCTGCTGTTTGCAGGACTCGGCAATCCGGGCGCGAAGTATGCCAACAACCGGCACAATGTCGGCTTCATGGCGGCGGACGCAATCGCCCGCCGCCATTCCTTTTCGCCCTGGTCGAAGAAGTTCCAGGGCCTGATTTCAGAAGGCGCGCTTGGCGGCGAAAAGATCGTCCTGATCAAGCCGCAGACCTTCATGAACCTTTCGGGACAATCGGTCGGCGAAGCACTGCGCTTCTACAAGCTCGAATCCTCCGCGCTCACCGTCTTCTACGACGAGATCGACCTCGCCGAGGGCAAGGTCCGCATCAAGACCGGCGGCGGCGCCGGCGGCCACAACGGCATCCGCTCGATCGACGGCCATATCGGCAACACCTATCGCCGCGTGCGCATCGGCGTCGGCCACCCCGGCGTCAAGGAAATGGTCCAGCATCATGTGCTCGGCGACTTCTCCAAATATGACCGCGAATGGCTCGAGCCGCTGCTCGACGCCATCGGCGACAATGCCGGCATGATCGCCAAGGGCGACGAATCCGGCTTCATGAACAAACTCAGCCTCGCTGTTCGTGGCAACGCCGAGCCCGAGCCGGAAAAGCCGGCGCAGAAACAGACACCCAAGCAACAGAGCCACGTCCGCCAGGCGCGCCCGCAGCAGCCGGTGGCCAAATTGCCGGAATCCGGCCCGATGGCCGCCATGCTGAAGAAGCTGTTCGGCAAGGACTGA